The nucleotide window ATCAGTACTGGAATTTTGAGGATATTATTACATCGCCTGGAGATAGTTCACCATTAGGGGCTAAGAAACAACGTGTGGATTTGATAGGTACATTTGACTCTCCTGTGTCTGGTCAGGTTGTTACTTTAAATTTAAGATTAGGAGATGAGTTTGTTAAGGGGCAGCAGACAATTGCTGAAATTAAGCAAGAATGTCCGCACGATGTTATATATGGAGGGCTATGTACTCAGTGCGGGAAGACTGTTGAAGAGGAATTAAGCGGTCTGAACTCATTGGAAAAACAAACAAAATTGGCGGTATCTCACACAAATACTAATATTCGCGTTTCGGAACAACAGGCGTTTACTTTGGAGCAAACCGCGCGGAAGCGGCTCAGGCAGGAGAAGAAGTTGGATTTGGTCGTTGATTTGGATCAAACGGTTATACATTGTGGTGTAGATCCAACAATTGGAGAATGGTCAAAGGATCCAAATAATCCCAACTATGAGGCACTAAAGGACGTAAGATCGTTTGCATTGGATGATGAAACACTTATGCCATCTTTCTACATGGGTCCTATGCTACCGGCTAGGAAATGTTGGTACTACGTTAAATTAAGACCTGGACTAAAGGAATTTTTCGAGGAAATAGCCCCCCACTTTGAAATGCATATATATACAATGGCTACTCGAGGCTATGCACTTGAGATTGCGAAGATAATTGACCCTGACGGGAAGCTTTTTGGCGATAGGATTTTATCTCGAGACGAGAATGGATCTCTGGCGCATAAATCTTTGGAAAGGCTATTCCCTATGGATCAATCAATGGTTTTGATTATAGATGATAGGGGTGATGTATGGAGCTGGTGTGAAAACTTGATTAAGGTTGTACCCTACGATTTCTTTGTAGGTATTGGTGATATTAACTCCAATTTCTTACCTAGACAGCAGAACTCGATGTTACATATAGGTCGAAGAAGCCGCAAGAAGCTGACACAGGAAACGGAACTTTTGACGGATATACTCGAGACTGAAAAGAGACTGAaggaaaaaatcaatgaGGAGGTCAAGAGACAGGAAGAGCAAATGCATAAAATCTCTGATGATAAAATCACAGAGATGGCATCTCATAATGAGGAGATTGCTAAAAAATTGGAGCATAACGCGTCACTAGAAGTTCAGCAACAGAACAGACCGTTAGCCGAACTACAAAAGCACTTACACAATGAAAGACTTTTAgcagatgatgatgatgagcTCTCACATCTTTCTGGCATTCTGTTGCGGGTTCATAATCTTTATTATACCGAATTGGAGGAAAATAAATCGAAAAATATAGAAACGTTCCCTGACGTTAAAATAATAATGTCAAACCTAAAGCGGAAAGTATTTAAAGATTGTTATTTTGTATTCTCAGGGCTTATACCACTCCATACAAATATTGAAAAAGCGGATATTGTACTGTGGACTAACTCTTTCGGTGCGCAGACAACCCCAAACATTAACTACAATACGACACATTTAATAACGAAGACCCCCGGTACTATGAAAGCCAGACTAGCGAAGCGCTTTAATCCTGAGATTAAAATTGTACATCCAGATTGGATATTTGAATGCTTGGTCAACTGGGAAAGGGTAGATGAAGGCCCTTACGAGCTTCAGGTAAAGGAAGATGTCAGTGATGAATACTTGGAAAACTTCAAGAAGGACCTTGCGGCTGCAATCGATAGAGAGTCTGCAGAGCAAGCACCATTGCCTCACCATAGATATGGTGAGAGTGGCAGAGATGACGAAGCATTGACGCTTTTAGGAGGAAATGGGTCGTGGTTAGATAACGATGACGATGAAATGGATGAGTTTTTAAATGACGAAGATGGTGACTTTAACGAATCTTTCaatgatgaggaagattttgaagaaaacGACGAATACAATGGAGGTTATATCCTTATACCAAACCACAGGGCTGATGAAAGAAGTGCTAAACGTTCGTTTGAGGAGATAGAAGACGCTCCGAGTACAAAGCGTCAACATAAAGTATCCGTACCTAACGGATCAGGAGAAAGTAAAGTCATAGATAGTGGCGATTATGACGAACTGGATAACGGTAATGGTGAGGCAAAAAAGGATCGCGATAATGAGGGTAAAGGTGATGATGACTTCGACAGCAATGAAGACGGTGAAAGTGGTGACGCCGACAACGGCGACAACAACAACGATGATGACGATaatgacgatgatgatgatgatgatgatgatgatgacgacGACTTGGAAGCTGAATTGCTGCAAGAATTAGAGCAGTAACGAGGCATCCTTTTTGTTTCATATCACACGGGCGAGGGAAGGACATTACCTAACTCTTTAAACGTTGCATGTTTTTGTTTTACCTATACTTAATTGTTTAATATTTAATTCAATAGCTTCACTGTATATTTATACGATTATTCCATTTGTACTCTTATTCTTTATTTTATGAACCGGAAGATTATTTTAACGTTGACTTTTACAATGCACAAACCAACGAACTTATAACCAAAATACTATGTTGGAAGCTGATGTTCCATCTGATCTAAGACTACAGCTTAGCTTGTGGCTAGAATATGACAAGAATGAAGAAACAAGAGCAGAGATAGTTAAACTTATTGCTGATAAAGCATGGGACGAATTACGCCGAAGGGTACATAAACGAATCGGTTTCGGTACTGCTGGACTAAGGGCGAAGATGGCTGCTGGATTTTGCTATATGAATACTTTAACAGTTCTCCAAGCCTCTCAAGGGTTAGCTTCCTATATTAAGACCCAATTTCCCGATAACCTGAAAGTAGTTGTGGGACATGATCACAGGTTTCACTCAAGGGAGTTTGCAGAAATAACGATAGCAGCATTCCTACAGCTACAATTTGAAGTATATTACCTAAATTTTGTACCTAATGGTGCTGATACTGATTCCTTCGTTCATACTCCACTTGTTCCTTTTACTATTGAAAACATTGAGGGAGGAGCTGCGTGTGGTATTATGATAACTGCTAGTCATAACCCAAAAATGGATAATGGCTACAAGGTTTACTATGCTAATGGATGCCAGATAATTCCGCCACATGACCTAAACATTTCAAATGCAATTGAGGCAAACTTGAAGCCATGGGATAGGGCATGGGAAACTAAACAATTACTTGAGGAAGCGTGGAAGAACGGCAGGTTACATGACGTTCAGGCTGAAATGGTTGAGAAATACAGTAACAAAATAAAGGATAACTTAATAAGGATTTCGCATATCCCTTCCGCGAGCACTCCTTTTTTTGTTTATACTCCAATGCATGGCGTGGGCAACAAGATCTTTAAACAGCTTACCGGAGAACTATTACAACTTGAAGAAAATAAGGACTATGTTGTAGTGGCCGAACAAAGAGATCCCGATCCAAATTTTCCTACTGTAAGTTTCCCTAATCCTGAAGAGAAGGGAGCTTTGGATATGGGTATACGGCTGGCAGATACTATTGGCGTTAGCCTAGTGATTGCAAATGATCCTGACGCAGACAGGTTTTCGGTTGCAGTTAGAAAAGGTAACGATTGGACTCAATTAACAGGCAATCAGATTGGATTTCTGTTTGCTTATGCCGAGATGGTGCAGTATTCGAAATCACATAAAGATAGGCCGCTTGCAATGCTATCTTCTACCGTGTCGTCTCAAATGCTTGCTAAAATGGCTGAGGTCGATGGATTCACATTCAAGGAAACATTAACTGGGTTCAAATGGCTTGGGAATTGCGCAAAGGAACTAAAACAGCAGGGCTACTACGTTCCGTTTGCGTTTGAAGAAGCTATCGGATACATGTTCGGTAGTGTTGCCTTCGATAAAGATGGAATTACAGCAGCAATTGTGTTTCTACAAATGTACTTGGATTGGAAGCTTAAGGGTCTTTCCCCTCTTGACGTCTTAGATGAAG belongs to Eremothecium sinecaudum strain ATCC 58844 chromosome IV, complete sequence and includes:
- the FCP1 gene encoding protein serine/threonine phosphatase (Syntenic homolog of Ashbya gossypii ABL127W; Syntenic homolog of Saccharomyces cerevisiae YMR277W (FCP1)), producing the protein MSTPIKLPDGLPYPITIAQLTVSTGDFVEKGQRLFAYQYWNFEDIITSPGDSSPLGAKKQRVDLIGTFDSPVSGQVVTLNLRLGDEFVKGQQTIAEIKQECPHDVIYGGLCTQCGKTVEEELSGLNSLEKQTKLAVSHTNTNIRVSEQQAFTLEQTARKRLRQEKKLDLVVDLDQTVIHCGVDPTIGEWSKDPNNPNYEALKDVRSFALDDETLMPSFYMGPMLPARKCWYYVKLRPGLKEFFEEIAPHFEMHIYTMATRGYALEIAKIIDPDGKLFGDRILSRDENGSLAHKSLERLFPMDQSMVLIIDDRGDVWSWCENLIKVVPYDFFVGIGDINSNFLPRQQNSMLHIGRRSRKKLTQETELLTDILETEKRLKEKINEEVKRQEEQMHKISDDKITEMASHNEEIAKKLEHNASLEVQQQNRPLAELQKHLHNERLLADDDDELSHLSGILLRVHNLYYTELEENKSKNIETFPDVKIIMSNLKRKVFKDCYFVFSGLIPLHTNIEKADIVLWTNSFGAQTTPNINYNTTHLITKTPGTMKARLAKRFNPEIKIVHPDWIFECLVNWERVDEGPYELQVKEDVSDEYLENFKKDLAAAIDRESAEQAPLPHHRYGESGRDDEALTLLGGNGSWLDNDDDEMDEFLNDEDGDFNESFNDEEDFEENDEYNGGYILIPNHRADERSAKRSFEEIEDAPSTKRQHKVSVPNGSGESKVIDSGDYDELDNGNGEAKKDRDNEGKGDDDFDSNEDGESGDADNGDNNNDDDDNDDDDDDDDDDDDDLEAELLQELEQ
- the PRM15 gene encoding phosphoribomutase PRM15 (Syntenic homolog of Ashbya gossypii ABL126W; Syntenic homolog of Saccharomyces cerevisiae YMR278W (PGM3)) is translated as MLEADVPSDLRLQLSLWLEYDKNEETRAEIVKLIADKAWDELRRRVHKRIGFGTAGLRAKMAAGFCYMNTLTVLQASQGLASYIKTQFPDNLKVVVGHDHRFHSREFAEITIAAFLQLQFEVYYLNFVPNGADTDSFVHTPLVPFTIENIEGGAACGIMITASHNPKMDNGYKVYYANGCQIIPPHDLNISNAIEANLKPWDRAWETKQLLEEAWKNGRLHDVQAEMVEKYSNKIKDNLIRISHIPSASTPFFVYTPMHGVGNKIFKQLTGELLQLEENKDYVVVAEQRDPDPNFPTVSFPNPEEKGALDMGIRLADTIGVSLVIANDPDADRFSVAVRKGNDWTQLTGNQIGFLFAYAEMVQYSKSHKDRPLAMLSSTVSSQMLAKMAEVDGFTFKETLTGFKWLGNCAKELKQQGYYVPFAFEEAIGYMFGSVAFDKDGITAAIVFLQMYLDWKLKGLSPLDVLDEGYEKYGNFAEYNGYYIMPDSTAGKKVFDYIRNDMIPDGYSYPQKLGDGFKVTNFRDLTVGYQSNTPGNVPDLPVDSSSQMISCSISPSSQDHTSDTVRFTIRSSGTEPKLKVYIESCSSNHENATRLAKQTWEALKREWIRPEVTGLTTNL